Proteins from one Triticum aestivum cultivar Chinese Spring chromosome 7A, IWGSC CS RefSeq v2.1, whole genome shotgun sequence genomic window:
- the LOC123146999 gene encoding uncharacterized protein isoform X1 produces the protein MLYRIIITSQETSLIMVVKLLHLFSSRNRLQPRQNPRLQYEPPRESDISSVVNQTDNQSGSNSTSHGSLKSPCQTCTSSNVGEHAASPSHKLSEPMSLKHRELQLDISDVAKSNSSRSSLHTAANTDVVTEPGTQEAVDDKFTDDYIPLQLEDDTSDGVDTLFDLLGDESHSSESKGSSDSEENTAFHQPCVRKKDDCHQPPADSKLRADIEGRKSVFARLLGRPESFVQRQKFKTKPFPSKNAKSFSSPNQRRKRRRAQQSKSFPCDNRATLGMPSAHKMIKGPALDYSFVWDDDRRSNKFSGGKPSNIQRVLWDVSTKEPDRYGACKRLFVPEGSKNLIGSSNRVSNKPPMFAEVHESRKVTVEEKTRTPVLDFKQHAKDPNIEGGDPDYLADVEEAATKKTRLASASYHGEEDESETALVSKDTRPMDMLTVSDENCKLNSISLLSNDTCTQMAGAYLETEVQLKDEQQRIQGCREDVTGDTENMPIVSDENCKLNSISLSSNDTCTQMAGGYRETEMQLQDEQQRIEGCCEDVIGEKSLLGDSGNAQLFRKLSFGDMQTIVETGSEVGFGDVDTETSLQEKQKQSARSCSGVVDTDTRLIIENPETMESLPNHDQDGTFEMVATDHQDTSTLPQCKDGEATNQLTGSEDDKDSTINLSPNRCRSTSPPRDLELSKEEEMRHQSYRTKHGAAHEISDSTDSFAICAEGYGSQIGMSTDSTSVHLIINELGTNSESRTSFFDSSCDKESNKHPLFAEVHEICKVSVEEETRTPFLDFTRCAKDPNVEGGDPTADVQEAATKKMRLVSASYHGEEYESETSLVPKDTKPMDMLTVSDENCKLKSISLSSNDTSAQMAGAYLETEVQLHDEQKRIQSCSEDVTGDTENILTVSDENCKHKSISLSSNNTCTQMARAYLETKVQLQDEQQMIQSYREDVPGDTENMLTVSDENCKLNSISLSSHDTCTQMAGAYLETEVQLQDEQQRIQGSCEDVTGDKSSVLGDSGDAHLFRRLNFGDMETIVETGSEVGFGHVDTETSLREKQNQSSRSCYGVVDADTTLILENPETMESLPSHDEDGTLEMVATDHQDTGTLPQGKDGEATDPLTGSEDDENTTSNALSPNRRRSSSPPGDVELSKAEEMRYQSYQAKHIAAAHEMSDSTDSFVVCAEGYGSKIGMSTNSTSVHLVINELGTNSESRTSFFDISCDRESNKPLFAEVHESCKVTVKEQISTPFLDFKRRAKDPNVEGGADYTADVQEAARKKTRLASASYHGEEYESETALVPNDTKPMDMLTVSDENCKFKSVSLSSNDRCTQLAGAYLETKVQLQDEQQRIQGCCEDVAGNTENMLKVSDENCKLNSICLISNDTCTVMPGAYLETEVQPQDEQQRIHGCCEDVTGDKSSILGDSGNANLFRRLSFGGMQTIVETGREVGIGHVDTETTVQEKQNQSARSFPGGVNADKMLIVENPDTMESSSNHDEDGTLEMVATDHQDTSSLMILGIRQGKDGEAANPLTGSEDDDEGATSNTTSPDRRRSSSPAHDVELSKAEETRCQSQQTKNVAAAHEMPDSTDSFAVRADGNDRSKIAASTDSTSVHVVVNDLLGTNSESRTGFFDGSSSEPAEMIILSHDPGVDMEPH, from the exons ATGCTGTACAGGATAATTATTACTTCGCAAGAAACAAGTTTAATTATG GTTGTAAAGCTTCTTCACTTGTTTTCTTCAAGGAACAGATTACAGCCTCGTCAAAATCCAAGGTTACAGTATGAACCTCCAAGGGAGTCTGATATTTCTTCTGTGGTTAACCAAACTGATAACCAGTCTGGTTCAAATAGCACTTCACACGGTTCATTGAAAAGCCCCTGTCAAACATGTACCTCCTCCAATGTTGGGGAACATGCAGCATCGCCGAGTCACAAGTTATCTGAGCCTATGTCATTAAAGCATAGAGAGTTACAACTAGACATCTCTGATGTGGCTAAGTCCAACAGCTCAAGATCTTCCTTGCACACTGCAGCAAATACAGACGTTGTCACTGAACCTGGCACCCAAGAAGCAGTGGATGACAAGTTTACTGATGATTATATACCACTACAGCTGGAGGATGATACTTCAGATGGTGTTGATACTCTATTTGATTTGCTTGGAGATGAGAGCCACTCTTCAGAATCTAAAGGCAGTAGTGACTCTGAAGAGAACACAGCTTTCCACCAACCATGTGTCAGGAAGAAAGATGATTGCCATCAACCCCCGGCAGATTCAAAGCTTCGCGCTGACATTGAAGGGCGAAAAAGCGTGTTTGCTCGGTTATTGGGAAGACCTGAATCTTTTGTTCAAAGACAGAAGTTCAAGACCAAACCATTCCCATCAAAGAATGCTAAGTCTTTCAGTTCCCCTAATCAGAGGAGAAAACGGCGGAGGGCACAGCAGAGCAAGTCCTTTCCATGTGATAATCGTGCAACGTTGGGTATGCCTTCAGCTCATAAGATGATAAAAGGTCCAGCATTGGACTATTCATTTGTCTGGGACGATGACAGAAGATCCAACAAGTTCTCTGGTGGAAAACCAAGCAACATTCAGAGAGTCCTGTGGGATGTATCTACTAAAGAACCTGATCGATATGGTGCATGCAAAAGGCTGTTTGTTCCTGAAGGTAGTAAAAATTTGATCGGGTCCTCTAACAGAGTGTCAAATAAACCACCAATGTTTGCTGAAGTACATGAGAGCCGCAAAGTCACTGTTGAAGAAAAAACCAGGACCCCTGTCTTGGATTTTAAGCAGCATGCTAAGGATccaaatattgaaggaggagatcCAGATTATTTGGCCGATGTTGAGGAAGCAGCAACGAAGAAGACACGGTTAGCAAGTGCATCTTACCATGGAGAGGAGGATGAAAGTGAAACTGCATTGGTTTCAAAAGACACCAGACCTATGGACATGCTGACAGTATCAGATGAGAACTGCAAACTCAATAGCATCAGTTTGTTATCTAATGACACATGTACTCAGATGGCTGGAGCTTATCTCGAAACCGAAGTGCAACTGAAAGATGAACAGCAAAGGATCCAAGGCTGCCGTGAAGATGTTACAGGTGATACTGAGAACATGCCGATAGTATCAGATGAGAACTGTAAACTCAATAGCATCAGTTTGTCATCTAATGATACCTGTACTCAGATGGCTGGAGGTTATCGCGAAACCGAAATGCAACTGCAAGATGAACAGCAAAGGATCGAAGGCTGCTGTGAAGATGTCATAGGTGAAAAATCATTGCTCGGAGATTCTGGAAATGCACAGCTGTTTCGCAAGCTCAGTTTTGGTGACATGCAGACCATTGTTGAAACTGGCAGTGAGGTGGGTTTTGGCGATGTGGACACTGAAACATCTCTCCAAGAGAAACAAAAGCAAAGTGCTAGGAGCTGCTCTGGAGTGGTTGATACAGATACAAGGTTGATCATCGAAAATCCTGAAACCATGGAATCCTTGCCCAACCATGATCAGGATGGAACTTTTGAAATGGTGGCAACTGATCACCAGGACACCAGTACCCTCCCTCAGTGCAAAGATGGTGAAGCTACAAACCAACTGACAGGCTCTGAAGATGATAAAGATAGTACCATCAACTTGTCGCCGAACAGATGTCGAAGCACTTCACCTCCTCGTGATCTTGAGTTGAGCAAAGAAGAGGAGATGCGACACCAAAGTTACCGAACAAAACATGGAGCAGCCCATGAAATCTCAGACTCCACGGACTCATTTGCGATCTGCGCCGAGGGTTACGGAAGCCAGATTGGGATGTCAACTGACAGCACCTCTGTTCATCTGATCATCAACGAACTTGGAACAAACTCAGAGTCCAGGACAAGTTTCTTCGACAGCTCCTGTGACAAAGAATCAAATAAACACCCGCTGTTTGCTGAAGTACATGAGATCTGCAAAGTCAGTGTTGAAGAAGAAACCAGGACCCCTTTCTTGGACTTTACACGGTGTGCCAAGGATCCAAATGTTGAAGGAGGAGATCCTACTGCCGATGTTCAGGAAGCAGCAACGAAGAAGATGCGGTTAGTAAGTGCATCTTACCATGGAGAGGAGTATGAAAGTGAAACTTCATTGGTTCCAAAAGACACCAAACCTATGGACATGCTGACAGTATCTGATGAGAACTGTAAACTCAAGAGCATCAGTCTGTCATCTAATGACACCAGTGCTCAGATGGCTGGAGCTTATCTTGAAACCGAAGTGCAACTGCACGATGAACAGAAAAGGATCCAAAGCTGCAGTGAAGATGTTACCGGTGATACAGAGAACATTCTGACAGTATCAGATGAGAACTGTAAACACAAGAGCATCAGTTTGTCATCTAATAACACATGTACTCAGATGGCCAGAGCTTATCTTGAAACCAAAGTGCAGCTGCAAGATGAACAGCAAATGATCCAAAGCTACCGTGAAGATGTTCCTGGTGACACTGAGAACATGCTGACAGTATCAGATGAGAACTGTAAACTCAATAGCATCAGTTTGTCATCTCATGACACCTGTACTCAAATGGCTGGAGCTTATCTCGAAACCGAAGTGCAACTGCAAGATGAACAGCAAAGGATCCAAGGCAGCTGTGAAGATGTCACAGGTGATAAATCATCGGTTCTTGGAGATTCTGGAGATGCACACCTGTTTCGCAGGCTCAATTTCGGTGACATGGAGACCATTGTTGAAACTGGCAGTGAGGTGGGTTTTGGCCATGTGGACActgaaacatccctccgagagaaACAAAACCAAAGTTCTAGGAGCTGCTATGGAGTGGTTGATGCAGATACAACGTTGATCCTCGAAAATCCTGAAACCATGGAATCCTTGCCCAGCCATGATGAGGATGGAACTTTGGAAATGGTGGCTACTGATCATCAGGACACCGGCACCCTCCCTCAGGGCAAAGATGGTGAAGCTACGGACCCATTGACAGGCTCTGAAGATGATGAAAATACTACTTCCAACGCCCTGTCCCCGAACAGACGTCGAAGCAGTTCACCTCCTGGTGATGTTGAGTTGAGCAAAGCAGAGGAGATGCGATACCAAAGTTACCAAGCCAAACATATAGCAGCTGCCCATGAAATGTCAGACTCGACGGACTCATTTGTGGTCTGCGCCGAGGGTTACGGAAGCAAGATTGGTATGTCAACTAACAGCACCTCTGTTCATCTGGTCATCAACGAACTTGGAACAAACTCGGAGTCCAGGACAAGTTTCTTCGACATCTCTTGTGACAGAGAATCAAATAAACCCCTCTTTGCTGAAGTACATGAGAGCTGCAAAGTCACTGTTAAAGAACAAATCAGTACCCCTTTCTTGGACTTTAAGCGGCGTGCTAAGGATCCAAATGTTGAAGGAGGAGCGGATTATACTGCCGATGTTCAAGAAGCAGCAAGGAAGAAGACGCGGTTAGCAAGTGCATCTTACCATGGAGAGGAGTATGAAAGTGAAACTGCATTGGTTCCAAACGACACCAAACCTATGGACATGCTGACAGTATCAGATGAGAACTGTAAATTCAAGAGCGTCAGTTTGTCATCTAATGACAGATGTACTCAGCTGGCTGGAGCTTATCTTGAAACCAAAGTGCAGCTGCAAGATGAACAGCAAAGGATCCAAGGCTGCTGTGAAGATGTTGCTGGCAATACCGAGAACATGCTGAAAGTATCAGATGAGAACTGTAAACTCAATAGCATCTGTTTGATATCTAATGACACATGTACTGTGATGCCTGGAGCTTATCTCGAAACTGAAGTGCAACCGCAAGATGAACAGCAAAGGATCCATGGCTGCTGCGAAGATGTCACAGGTGATAAATCATCGATTCTCGGGGATTCTGGAAATGCAAACCTGTTTCGCAGGCTCAGTTTCGGTGGCATGCAGACCATTGTTGAAACTGGCAGAGAGGTGGGTATCGGCCATGTGGACACTGAAACAACCGTCCAAGAGAAGCAAAACCAAAGTGCTAGGAGCTTCCCTGGAGGGGTCAATGCAGATAAAATGTTGATCGTCGAAAACCCTGATACCATGGAATCATCGTCCAACCATGATGAGGATGGAACTTTGGAAATGGTGGCCACTGATCATCAGGACACAAGTAGCCTCATGATCCTTGGAATCCGTCAGGGCAAAGATGGTGAAGCTGCAAACCCACTGACAGGctctgaagatgatgatgaaggtgCTACCAGCAACACCACTTCGCCAGACAGACGTCGAAGCTCTTCACCTGCTCATGATGTTGAGTTGAGCAAAGCAGAGGAGACGCGATGCCAAAGTCAACAAACCAAAAATGTGGCAGCTGCTCATGAAATGCCGGACTCCACGGACTCATTTGCGGTCCGCGCTGATGGCAACGACAGAAGCAAGATTGCGGCATCAACTGACAGCACCTCTGTTCATGTGGTCGTCAACGACCTCCTTGGCACAAACTCGGAGTCCAGGACGGGCTTCTTCGACGGCTCCTCGAGCGAGCCTGCCGAGATGATCATACTCTCGCATGACCCCGGCGTGGACATGGAACCTCACTGA
- the LOC123146999 gene encoding uncharacterized protein isoform X2: MNFWMGKVQSKNVPAYDGAIFLCNHLTRKECFHRKLFGLSSKCIEFIHKVKSGATLFLYDVEQRKLHGVFEATSDGAMNIIPGAYASSGFQYPCQIRFKRIWFCKPLMESEFEDAVQDNYYFARNKFNYGLTHQQVVKLLHLFSSRNRLQPRQNPRLQYEPPRESDISSVVNQTDNQSGSNSTSHGSLKSPCQTCTSSNVGEHAASPSHKLSEPMSLKHRELQLDISDVAKSNSSRSSLHTAANTDVVTEPGTQEAVDDKFTDDYIPLQLEDDTSDGVDTLFDLLGDESHSSESKGSSDSEENTAFHQPCVRKKDDCHQPPADSKLRADIEGRKSVFARLLGRPESFVQRQKFKTKPFPSKNAKSFSSPNQRRKRRRAQQSKSFPCDNRATLGMPSAHKMIKGPALDYSFVWDDDRRSNKFSGGKPSNIQRVLWDVSTKEPDRYGACKRLFVPEGSKNLIGSSNRVSNKPPMFAEVHESRKVTVEEKTRTPVLDFKQHAKDPNIEGGDPDYLADVEEAATKKTRLASASYHGEEDESETALVSKDTRPMDMLTVSDENCKLNSISLLSNDTCTQMAGAYLETEVQLKDEQQRIQGCREDVTGDTENMPIVSDENCKLNSISLSSNDTCTQMAGGYRETEMQLQDEQQRIEGCCEDVIGEKSLLGDSGNAQLFRKLSFGDMQTIVETGSEVGFGDVDTETSLQEKQKQSARSCSGVVDTDTRLIIENPETMESLPNHDQDGTFEMVATDHQDTSTLPQCKDGEATNQLTGSEDDKDSTINLSPNRCRSTSPPRDLELSKEEEMRHQSYRTKHGAAHEISDSTDSFAICAEGYGSQIGMSTDSTSVHLIINELGTNSESRTSFFDSSCDKESNKHPLFAEVHEICKVSVEEETRTPFLDFTRCAKDPNVEGGDPTADVQEAATKKMRLVSASYHGEEYESETSLVPKDTKPMDMLTVSDENCKLKSISLSSNDTSAQMAGAYLETEVQLHDEQKRIQSCSEDVTGDTENILTVSDENCKHKSISLSSNNTCTQMARAYLETKVQLQDEQQMIQSYREDVPGDTENMLTVSDENCKLNSISLSSHDTCTQMAGAYLETEVQLQDEQQRIQGSCEDVTGDKSSVLGDSGDAHLFRRLNFGDMETIVETGSEVGFGHVDTETSLREKQNQSSRSCYGVVDADTTLILENPETMESLPSHDEDGTLEMVATDHQDTGTLPQGKDGEATDPLTGSEDDENTTSNALSPNRRRSSSPPGDVELSKAEEMRYQSYQAKHIAAAHEMSDSTDSFVVCAEGYGSKIGMSTNSTSVHLVINELGTNSESRTSFFDISCDRESNKPLFAEVHESCKVTVKEQISTPFLDFKRRAKDPNVEGGADYTADVQEAARKKTRLASASYHGEEYESETALVPNDTKPMDMLTVSDENCKFKSVSLSSNDRCTQLAGAYLETKVQLQDEQQRIQGCCEDVAGNTENMLKVSDENCKLNSICLISNDTCTVMPGAYLETEVQPQDEQQRIHGCCEDVTGDKSSILGDSGNANLFRRLSFGGMQTIVETGREVGIGHVDTETTVQEKQNQSARSFPGGVNADKMLIVENPDTMESSSNHDEDGTLEMVATDHQDTSSLMILGIRQGKDGEAANPLTGSEDDDEGATSNTTSPDRRRSSSPAHDVELSKAEETRCQSQQTKNVAAAHEMPDSTDSFAVRADGNDRSKIAASTDSTSVHVVVNDLLGTNSESRTGFFDGSSSEPAEMIILSHDPGVDMEPH; the protein is encoded by the exons ATGAATTTTTGGATGGGGAAGGTACAGAGTAAGAATGTTCCAGCCTATGATGGAGCAATTTTTCTGTGCAACCACCTGACCAGGAAGGAGTGCTTCCACAGAAAGCTTTTTGGCCTTTCGTCTAAATGTATTGAGTTTATACATAAAGTGAAATCTGGCGCGACACTATTCCTGTATGATGTTGAGCAACGTAAGCTTCATGGGGTGTTTGAAGCAACTTCAGATGGAGCCATGAATATCATTCCTGGTGCATATGCCTCATCAGGGTTTCAGTATCCTTGTCAG ATACGCTTTAAGAGGATTTGGTTTTGCAAGCCTTTGATGGAAAGTGAATTTGAAGATGCTGTACAGGATAATTATTACTTCGCAAGAAACAAGTTTAATTATGGTTTGACACATCAACAA GTTGTAAAGCTTCTTCACTTGTTTTCTTCAAGGAACAGATTACAGCCTCGTCAAAATCCAAGGTTACAGTATGAACCTCCAAGGGAGTCTGATATTTCTTCTGTGGTTAACCAAACTGATAACCAGTCTGGTTCAAATAGCACTTCACACGGTTCATTGAAAAGCCCCTGTCAAACATGTACCTCCTCCAATGTTGGGGAACATGCAGCATCGCCGAGTCACAAGTTATCTGAGCCTATGTCATTAAAGCATAGAGAGTTACAACTAGACATCTCTGATGTGGCTAAGTCCAACAGCTCAAGATCTTCCTTGCACACTGCAGCAAATACAGACGTTGTCACTGAACCTGGCACCCAAGAAGCAGTGGATGACAAGTTTACTGATGATTATATACCACTACAGCTGGAGGATGATACTTCAGATGGTGTTGATACTCTATTTGATTTGCTTGGAGATGAGAGCCACTCTTCAGAATCTAAAGGCAGTAGTGACTCTGAAGAGAACACAGCTTTCCACCAACCATGTGTCAGGAAGAAAGATGATTGCCATCAACCCCCGGCAGATTCAAAGCTTCGCGCTGACATTGAAGGGCGAAAAAGCGTGTTTGCTCGGTTATTGGGAAGACCTGAATCTTTTGTTCAAAGACAGAAGTTCAAGACCAAACCATTCCCATCAAAGAATGCTAAGTCTTTCAGTTCCCCTAATCAGAGGAGAAAACGGCGGAGGGCACAGCAGAGCAAGTCCTTTCCATGTGATAATCGTGCAACGTTGGGTATGCCTTCAGCTCATAAGATGATAAAAGGTCCAGCATTGGACTATTCATTTGTCTGGGACGATGACAGAAGATCCAACAAGTTCTCTGGTGGAAAACCAAGCAACATTCAGAGAGTCCTGTGGGATGTATCTACTAAAGAACCTGATCGATATGGTGCATGCAAAAGGCTGTTTGTTCCTGAAGGTAGTAAAAATTTGATCGGGTCCTCTAACAGAGTGTCAAATAAACCACCAATGTTTGCTGAAGTACATGAGAGCCGCAAAGTCACTGTTGAAGAAAAAACCAGGACCCCTGTCTTGGATTTTAAGCAGCATGCTAAGGATccaaatattgaaggaggagatcCAGATTATTTGGCCGATGTTGAGGAAGCAGCAACGAAGAAGACACGGTTAGCAAGTGCATCTTACCATGGAGAGGAGGATGAAAGTGAAACTGCATTGGTTTCAAAAGACACCAGACCTATGGACATGCTGACAGTATCAGATGAGAACTGCAAACTCAATAGCATCAGTTTGTTATCTAATGACACATGTACTCAGATGGCTGGAGCTTATCTCGAAACCGAAGTGCAACTGAAAGATGAACAGCAAAGGATCCAAGGCTGCCGTGAAGATGTTACAGGTGATACTGAGAACATGCCGATAGTATCAGATGAGAACTGTAAACTCAATAGCATCAGTTTGTCATCTAATGATACCTGTACTCAGATGGCTGGAGGTTATCGCGAAACCGAAATGCAACTGCAAGATGAACAGCAAAGGATCGAAGGCTGCTGTGAAGATGTCATAGGTGAAAAATCATTGCTCGGAGATTCTGGAAATGCACAGCTGTTTCGCAAGCTCAGTTTTGGTGACATGCAGACCATTGTTGAAACTGGCAGTGAGGTGGGTTTTGGCGATGTGGACACTGAAACATCTCTCCAAGAGAAACAAAAGCAAAGTGCTAGGAGCTGCTCTGGAGTGGTTGATACAGATACAAGGTTGATCATCGAAAATCCTGAAACCATGGAATCCTTGCCCAACCATGATCAGGATGGAACTTTTGAAATGGTGGCAACTGATCACCAGGACACCAGTACCCTCCCTCAGTGCAAAGATGGTGAAGCTACAAACCAACTGACAGGCTCTGAAGATGATAAAGATAGTACCATCAACTTGTCGCCGAACAGATGTCGAAGCACTTCACCTCCTCGTGATCTTGAGTTGAGCAAAGAAGAGGAGATGCGACACCAAAGTTACCGAACAAAACATGGAGCAGCCCATGAAATCTCAGACTCCACGGACTCATTTGCGATCTGCGCCGAGGGTTACGGAAGCCAGATTGGGATGTCAACTGACAGCACCTCTGTTCATCTGATCATCAACGAACTTGGAACAAACTCAGAGTCCAGGACAAGTTTCTTCGACAGCTCCTGTGACAAAGAATCAAATAAACACCCGCTGTTTGCTGAAGTACATGAGATCTGCAAAGTCAGTGTTGAAGAAGAAACCAGGACCCCTTTCTTGGACTTTACACGGTGTGCCAAGGATCCAAATGTTGAAGGAGGAGATCCTACTGCCGATGTTCAGGAAGCAGCAACGAAGAAGATGCGGTTAGTAAGTGCATCTTACCATGGAGAGGAGTATGAAAGTGAAACTTCATTGGTTCCAAAAGACACCAAACCTATGGACATGCTGACAGTATCTGATGAGAACTGTAAACTCAAGAGCATCAGTCTGTCATCTAATGACACCAGTGCTCAGATGGCTGGAGCTTATCTTGAAACCGAAGTGCAACTGCACGATGAACAGAAAAGGATCCAAAGCTGCAGTGAAGATGTTACCGGTGATACAGAGAACATTCTGACAGTATCAGATGAGAACTGTAAACACAAGAGCATCAGTTTGTCATCTAATAACACATGTACTCAGATGGCCAGAGCTTATCTTGAAACCAAAGTGCAGCTGCAAGATGAACAGCAAATGATCCAAAGCTACCGTGAAGATGTTCCTGGTGACACTGAGAACATGCTGACAGTATCAGATGAGAACTGTAAACTCAATAGCATCAGTTTGTCATCTCATGACACCTGTACTCAAATGGCTGGAGCTTATCTCGAAACCGAAGTGCAACTGCAAGATGAACAGCAAAGGATCCAAGGCAGCTGTGAAGATGTCACAGGTGATAAATCATCGGTTCTTGGAGATTCTGGAGATGCACACCTGTTTCGCAGGCTCAATTTCGGTGACATGGAGACCATTGTTGAAACTGGCAGTGAGGTGGGTTTTGGCCATGTGGACActgaaacatccctccgagagaaACAAAACCAAAGTTCTAGGAGCTGCTATGGAGTGGTTGATGCAGATACAACGTTGATCCTCGAAAATCCTGAAACCATGGAATCCTTGCCCAGCCATGATGAGGATGGAACTTTGGAAATGGTGGCTACTGATCATCAGGACACCGGCACCCTCCCTCAGGGCAAAGATGGTGAAGCTACGGACCCATTGACAGGCTCTGAAGATGATGAAAATACTACTTCCAACGCCCTGTCCCCGAACAGACGTCGAAGCAGTTCACCTCCTGGTGATGTTGAGTTGAGCAAAGCAGAGGAGATGCGATACCAAAGTTACCAAGCCAAACATATAGCAGCTGCCCATGAAATGTCAGACTCGACGGACTCATTTGTGGTCTGCGCCGAGGGTTACGGAAGCAAGATTGGTATGTCAACTAACAGCACCTCTGTTCATCTGGTCATCAACGAACTTGGAACAAACTCGGAGTCCAGGACAAGTTTCTTCGACATCTCTTGTGACAGAGAATCAAATAAACCCCTCTTTGCTGAAGTACATGAGAGCTGCAAAGTCACTGTTAAAGAACAAATCAGTACCCCTTTCTTGGACTTTAAGCGGCGTGCTAAGGATCCAAATGTTGAAGGAGGAGCGGATTATACTGCCGATGTTCAAGAAGCAGCAAGGAAGAAGACGCGGTTAGCAAGTGCATCTTACCATGGAGAGGAGTATGAAAGTGAAACTGCATTGGTTCCAAACGACACCAAACCTATGGACATGCTGACAGTATCAGATGAGAACTGTAAATTCAAGAGCGTCAGTTTGTCATCTAATGACAGATGTACTCAGCTGGCTGGAGCTTATCTTGAAACCAAAGTGCAGCTGCAAGATGAACAGCAAAGGATCCAAGGCTGCTGTGAAGATGTTGCTGGCAATACCGAGAACATGCTGAAAGTATCAGATGAGAACTGTAAACTCAATAGCATCTGTTTGATATCTAATGACACATGTACTGTGATGCCTGGAGCTTATCTCGAAACTGAAGTGCAACCGCAAGATGAACAGCAAAGGATCCATGGCTGCTGCGAAGATGTCACAGGTGATAAATCATCGATTCTCGGGGATTCTGGAAATGCAAACCTGTTTCGCAGGCTCAGTTTCGGTGGCATGCAGACCATTGTTGAAACTGGCAGAGAGGTGGGTATCGGCCATGTGGACACTGAAACAACCGTCCAAGAGAAGCAAAACCAAAGTGCTAGGAGCTTCCCTGGAGGGGTCAATGCAGATAAAATGTTGATCGTCGAAAACCCTGATACCATGGAATCATCGTCCAACCATGATGAGGATGGAACTTTGGAAATGGTGGCCACTGATCATCAGGACACAAGTAGCCTCATGATCCTTGGAATCCGTCAGGGCAAAGATGGTGAAGCTGCAAACCCACTGACAGGctctgaagatgatgatgaaggtgCTACCAGCAACACCACTTCGCCAGACAGACGTCGAAGCTCTTCACCTGCTCATGATGTTGAGTTGAGCAAAGCAGAGGAGACGCGATGCCAAAGTCAACAAACCAAAAATGTGGCAGCTGCTCATGAAATGCCGGACTCCACGGACTCATTTGCGGTCCGCGCTGATGGCAACGACAGAAGCAAGATTGCGGCATCAACTGACAGCACCTCTGTTCATGTGGTCGTCAACGACCTCCTTGGCACAAACTCGGAGTCCAGGACGGGCTTCTTCGACGGCTCCTCGAGCGAGCCTGCCGAGATGATCATACTCTCGCATGACCCCGGCGTGGACATGGAACCTCACTGA